A genomic stretch from Phycisphaerae bacterium includes:
- a CDS encoding lipopolysaccharide biosynthesis protein: MSDATPQSEAIAPAMVGPRVVGLSMGQANRLIVNTLSNYALTFVSMIAALVMTPIVVRHLGQAGYGVAAIVLAPFGVFETLAGSFGRALHRFIPMSLAEPDHRNLHRVFSTGVCGYVLIGVMGALFVQAFSGVLLGGDDVRPQLIKDGALAFHVLAVWLLLGFPLWAYRRGLESIQRFDLMNLAHGTITVLRMVVVMVVFVLGYGSVTFFVASQLLGLLLSNWICRRQLHRCLPDLVFSPRLVDRRTLWVMGSFALATILGTLGEIIGGHGYRIFVGKAIGLHELGEFAAIMTLQTTIFRLVDELTLAFAPAVSALDVQGKGVNVAKLLVSGTKVSILVALSMAVVPLAVSKPFLNLWLGPAFARRDTLFCFLLIALIPFCMGNPAMHVLYGLGKASVCGPIQFLRSFVGLIAAFVYVVSFQQGLTGACIIMFGAQGIGGIVLMLQGCSVTGVPWAQALRKTLLRPFAIALLGAAVTYFVLLAVGDDTWWKIGVSVASGEAVFVSLVLIAGVGVEEWQRIISFLAAARSGIQRLLRPGESPGGNGPTSHVD, encoded by the coding sequence ATGTCGGATGCAACTCCACAATCGGAAGCGATCGCCCCGGCCATGGTCGGACCGCGGGTGGTGGGCCTCTCCATGGGGCAGGCCAATCGGCTGATCGTCAACACGCTGTCGAATTACGCGTTGACGTTCGTGTCGATGATCGCGGCGCTGGTAATGACGCCGATCGTCGTTCGGCATCTGGGTCAGGCGGGATACGGTGTCGCGGCAATCGTGTTGGCGCCCTTCGGCGTGTTCGAGACGCTGGCGGGCTCCTTTGGGCGCGCGCTGCACCGATTTATCCCGATGAGCCTGGCCGAACCGGATCATCGCAATCTGCATCGTGTTTTTTCAACGGGGGTTTGCGGCTATGTTCTCATCGGGGTGATGGGAGCGCTGTTCGTTCAGGCATTTTCCGGGGTTCTCCTGGGGGGCGACGACGTCCGTCCGCAATTGATCAAGGATGGAGCGCTGGCCTTTCACGTGCTCGCCGTCTGGCTCCTCCTGGGCTTTCCGTTATGGGCATATCGAAGGGGTCTCGAATCGATCCAACGATTCGATCTGATGAACCTGGCCCACGGCACCATCACCGTGCTGCGGATGGTTGTCGTCATGGTCGTTTTCGTATTGGGCTATGGGAGCGTGACGTTCTTTGTCGCTTCTCAGCTTCTGGGCCTGCTCCTCTCCAATTGGATCTGCCGTCGGCAACTGCATCGATGCCTTCCCGACCTGGTGTTTTCGCCGCGGCTGGTCGATCGAAGGACACTTTGGGTCATGGGGTCGTTTGCACTGGCGACGATTCTGGGCACCCTCGGCGAGATCATTGGGGGCCACGGATATCGAATCTTCGTGGGGAAGGCGATCGGATTGCACGAACTTGGCGAGTTTGCCGCAATCATGACGCTTCAGACGACGATTTTTCGACTGGTGGACGAACTGACGCTGGCCTTCGCCCCGGCGGTGAGCGCGCTGGACGTGCAGGGAAAGGGCGTCAACGTCGCGAAGTTGCTGGTTTCGGGGACCAAGGTATCCATTCTGGTCGCCCTATCAATGGCCGTGGTTCCGCTGGCGGTGTCCAAGCCCTTTCTGAATCTGTGGCTGGGCCCCGCCTTCGCCCGGCGCGATACCCTTTTTTGCTTCCTGCTCATTGCGCTGATTCCCTTCTGCATGGGCAATCCCGCCATGCATGTTCTTTACGGATTGGGCAAGGCCTCCGTGTGCGGTCCGATTCAGTTTCTACGAAGTTTCGTGGGCCTGATCGCGGCCTTTGTCTATGTCGTGTCTTTCCAGCAAGGCCTGACCGGGGCGTGTATCATCATGTTCGGCGCGCAGGGGATCGGGGGAATCGTCTTGATGCTTCAGGGGTGTTCGGTGACCGGTGTGCCGTGGGCCCAGGCCTTGCGAAAAACACTTCTTCGCCCGTTTGCTATTGCGTTACTGGGCGCTGCCGTGACGTATTTCGTGCTGCTCGCGGTCGGCGACGATACGTGGTGGAAGATCGGCGTGAGCGTGGCCAGCGGTGAGGCGGTATTTGTCTCCCTGGTGCTGATCGCGGGGGTCGGCGTTGAGGAATGGCAGCGGATCATTTCGTTCCTGGCTGCGGCCCGTTCGGGAATTCAGCGGCTACTTCGACCGGGAGAATCACCCGGCGGAAACGGCCCAACTTCGCATGTGGACTAG
- a CDS encoding VCBS repeat-containing protein produces MSGRAMWLSVLLAGPPALGQGLAESLPARGNAWHIASGDVIGDSATEIVYACYDGAVCCQSTSDATAGWKYETRAFPYDLAVVDVDDDGKCEVLVASADGRLSCVGSQGSLRWTMEAAAPLYQVAVIRAPGGVRVVTGGVDRKLYVVDASGRLEKTIPWFKPIRLIRSGDLDGDQRPELVVASWSGEVQALRWPEGTEWWRRDLRRESTPGARPGIWFAHSLVIGDLEGDGPCELIFGTGNDRRPGVRVLSGDGSLRWETSEDIGSSDGGTMGHTAVALCNLGGPMGRQVVALDGRYLFLIDRSGRSWAKAAAPVSFTNLCQEEPGTAGSSVFLSSSSNGDDRVYRVRLEKGWEKSFEALRREGRMQRITDDLDRIRNQIMDYRGSAPAGPRYVQVVGFGSVATAPQLDSFFQLIAHYRRVLPYPNCVFAINVSANVEKPVPGFPSDGSTGGHSISSAQLIEVVRKCEKAEVPFIFTVAHGCLPWIPLDLVETIATEGRKSCLGFLSSEDDGNEEQVAHFLLDYWMPLMEICRRTGKKGVLVEKHAWWATVPAMKRFRSLFDGTYRDVLVMSVEDSNSRSPELNLMGRLGLYLSGCAEMSARTILDEMCWNRQWEWEAPTTGHPFLRRQIVQGLLGARYYEYMLPLQSYEWGRRGGFSVIGAESAELIIHMLGKGLLIPPVPSDMAGISPVMLRMREPNERFTKEAFNIHGHDSFVPDREENESPFEGLACHRGAAPVRPSYVGGYLLGIERHAAGFIPSTPFGIPALVPQSVERSRCSWAKSDWETDGRWWFEGTERRSGLEARSSVLQSFEQSALDLPLRVEGAVFMQVQKLGPDILRATLVDTGFLNPADRAVSIRVRTGLRVNKVVDLMSGTPLEVNAGLIALIVPAGAFRIIEFHGQF; encoded by the coding sequence ATGAGCGGACGGGCGATGTGGCTGTCGGTCCTCCTCGCAGGCCCTCCGGCGCTGGGCCAGGGACTGGCGGAATCCCTACCCGCTCGAGGCAATGCCTGGCACATCGCGAGCGGAGACGTGATCGGCGATTCGGCGACCGAGATCGTGTACGCCTGTTACGACGGCGCCGTCTGTTGCCAATCGACCTCCGACGCAACCGCAGGGTGGAAATATGAAACGCGGGCGTTTCCGTACGATCTTGCCGTCGTCGACGTGGACGACGACGGAAAGTGCGAAGTCCTGGTCGCCTCGGCCGATGGCCGATTAAGCTGCGTGGGGTCACAGGGGTCGTTGCGATGGACTATGGAGGCAGCGGCGCCGCTGTATCAAGTTGCGGTGATTCGTGCGCCCGGCGGGGTGCGCGTCGTTACCGGAGGCGTCGATCGCAAGCTCTATGTCGTCGATGCATCGGGGCGGCTGGAAAAGACGATTCCCTGGTTCAAACCAATTCGATTGATTCGCAGCGGCGATCTGGACGGCGATCAACGGCCGGAGTTGGTGGTCGCGAGCTGGAGCGGAGAAGTACAGGCCCTCCGCTGGCCGGAAGGGACGGAATGGTGGCGGAGAGATTTGCGTCGCGAATCGACGCCGGGCGCGAGGCCAGGGATCTGGTTTGCGCATTCGCTGGTCATCGGGGACCTGGAGGGTGATGGGCCTTGCGAACTGATCTTCGGGACGGGAAACGATCGCCGTCCGGGCGTTCGAGTACTGTCCGGGGACGGATCGCTCCGTTGGGAAACGTCCGAGGATATCGGCTCGTCGGACGGCGGCACCATGGGCCACACCGCAGTCGCCTTGTGCAATTTGGGCGGGCCCATGGGACGTCAGGTCGTGGCGCTGGACGGTCGCTACCTCTTTCTCATCGATCGATCGGGGCGATCGTGGGCGAAAGCCGCCGCCCCCGTCTCTTTCACGAACCTGTGCCAGGAAGAACCCGGAACCGCCGGATCATCGGTCTTTCTCTCTTCGTCGTCGAACGGGGATGATCGAGTTTATCGTGTCCGGTTGGAGAAGGGGTGGGAAAAATCGTTTGAGGCGCTGCGACGCGAAGGAAGGATGCAGCGGATCACGGATGATCTCGACCGGATCCGAAATCAGATCATGGACTATCGCGGTTCCGCGCCGGCCGGGCCGCGCTACGTGCAAGTCGTGGGATTCGGAAGCGTCGCCACCGCGCCCCAGTTAGATTCTTTTTTTCAATTGATCGCCCATTACCGCCGGGTTCTTCCCTATCCCAATTGCGTGTTTGCGATCAACGTATCGGCGAATGTGGAGAAGCCCGTCCCGGGTTTTCCCAGTGACGGGTCGACCGGCGGACATTCCATTTCATCCGCTCAGCTCATTGAGGTCGTCAGGAAATGTGAAAAGGCCGAAGTGCCATTCATCTTCACGGTCGCCCACGGGTGTCTTCCGTGGATCCCGCTGGATCTGGTGGAAACGATCGCCACCGAAGGCCGCAAGTCGTGTCTGGGGTTTCTCAGCAGCGAGGATGACGGCAATGAAGAACAGGTTGCTCATTTCCTGTTGGATTACTGGATGCCGCTGATGGAGATTTGCAGGCGCACGGGCAAGAAGGGAGTTCTGGTGGAGAAACATGCGTGGTGGGCTACGGTCCCCGCCATGAAACGATTTCGCAGCCTGTTCGACGGAACGTATCGGGATGTGCTCGTGATGAGCGTGGAAGACAGCAATTCACGCTCTCCGGAATTGAATCTGATGGGTCGGCTGGGATTGTATCTATCGGGTTGCGCCGAAATGTCAGCCCGGACCATTCTCGATGAGATGTGCTGGAATCGCCAATGGGAGTGGGAGGCGCCCACCACCGGGCACCCGTTCCTGCGGCGGCAGATCGTGCAAGGGCTCCTGGGGGCTCGCTATTACGAATACATGCTTCCGTTACAGTCGTACGAATGGGGCCGGCGCGGTGGCTTCTCCGTCATCGGTGCGGAATCCGCGGAGTTGATTATTCATATGTTGGGCAAGGGCTTACTCATCCCCCCGGTGCCGAGCGACATGGCGGGAATCTCGCCGGTGATGCTCCGAATGCGCGAGCCCAATGAGAGATTCACGAAAGAAGCCTTCAATATCCACGGCCATGATTCGTTCGTACCCGATCGGGAGGAGAATGAATCGCCCTTCGAGGGGCTCGCATGCCACCGGGGCGCAGCGCCCGTGCGACCGTCTTATGTCGGGGGCTATTTGCTTGGAATTGAACGTCACGCCGCCGGATTCATACCCAGTACGCCCTTCGGAATCCCTGCCCTCGTTCCACAAAGTGTCGAACGGAGCCGATGCAGTTGGGCAAAAAGCGACTGGGAGACGGACGGACGATGGTGGTTTGAGGGGACGGAAAGGCGGTCGGGGCTCGAGGCACGGTCGAGCGTCCTGCAGAGTTTTGAACAAAGCGCTCTCGACCTCCCGCTCCGCGTGGAAGGCGCGGTGTTCATGCAGGTCCAAAAACTCGGCCCCGATATCTTACGGGCCACGCTGGTTGATACGGGATTTCTGAATCCTGCCGATCGGGCCGTCTCGATACGCGTCCGAACAGGCTTGCGTGTGAACAAGGTCGTGGATCTGATGAGTGGGACACCGTTGGAAGTCAATGCGGGGTTGATCGCGCTTATCGTACCGGCCGGAGCGTTTCGAATCATCGAATTTCATGGACAATTCTGA
- a CDS encoding sulfotransferase, translated as MDQGQVRLMDGRGQGLGPPKRRATEGVRAEAFQPFFIVGCQRSGTTALAVMFDRHSALAVPSETEFFRKFARSDRLRRLPMTHEQLLSRACDDFYIRLTGVRFEDAIERFRQYPATYSYLFRALLETHAAKEGKRRSGEKTCDHLYAVDEILREYSEAKVICIIRDGRDVVRSISAAWGLKRWNVLCRQWIAFARLAGKLQRRLPPDRFTLVRYTDLMREPEREMRRLCAFIGEQFEPAQIETGGGSTTVPTYELAWKGKAREGPDPTRVEAWRKCEDRELIARLNFYMGRTLREWGYPDTEVVGIPWTRRLLWWMQYVPCWRGVFPIALRVHRVIRSIRGPAQSPSTPNVSA; from the coding sequence ATGGATCAAGGGCAAGTCCGCCTCATGGATGGGCGAGGACAAGGTCTCGGACCGCCAAAACGCCGGGCGACGGAAGGCGTCCGGGCCGAGGCATTTCAACCGTTTTTCATCGTCGGCTGTCAGCGTTCAGGGACGACCGCGTTGGCCGTGATGTTCGATCGGCACTCCGCGCTGGCCGTGCCTTCGGAGACCGAATTCTTCAGGAAGTTTGCGCGTTCGGATCGCCTCCGCCGACTCCCGATGACGCACGAGCAACTCCTGTCCAGGGCGTGCGACGATTTCTATATTCGCTTGACCGGCGTTCGTTTCGAGGATGCCATCGAACGGTTTCGCCAATATCCCGCGACCTACAGTTACCTTTTTCGTGCATTGTTGGAAACGCACGCGGCCAAGGAGGGAAAGCGTCGTTCGGGGGAAAAGACGTGCGATCATCTGTATGCCGTCGATGAAATTCTGCGGGAATATTCCGAGGCCAAGGTGATCTGCATCATCCGCGACGGGCGCGACGTCGTACGCTCCATCAGCGCGGCGTGGGGGCTGAAAAGGTGGAACGTGCTTTGTCGGCAATGGATTGCCTTTGCGCGCCTGGCGGGAAAGCTGCAACGGAGACTCCCGCCGGATCGATTTACACTGGTGAGGTACACCGATCTCATGCGCGAACCGGAACGGGAAATGCGCCGCTTGTGCGCGTTCATCGGCGAGCAGTTCGAGCCGGCGCAGATCGAGACGGGGGGAGGATCGACGACGGTTCCGACCTACGAATTGGCCTGGAAGGGTAAGGCCAGGGAAGGCCCCGATCCGACACGCGTAGAAGCGTGGAGGAAGTGTGAAGATCGTGAACTGATCGCCAGGCTCAATTTCTACATGGGCCGAACGCTTCGCGAATGGGGCTATCCCGACACCGAGGTCGTGGGCATTCCCTGGACCCGAAGGCTGCTTTGGTGGATGCAATACGTCCCTTGTTGGCGCGGAGTTTTTCCGATCGCATTGCGCGTTCATCGCGTGATTCGGTCGATACGCGGCCCCGCCCAAAGTCCCTCCACCCCGAACGTCAGCGCCTAG
- a CDS encoding lipopolysaccharide biosynthesis protein, producing MRLADRIIINVISNYGLTALGIVANLVMVPVVINGLGRSGFGLATMILAALGVFDLLANTVGRALERQLPPLLADDDREQFGRTFNTGLLAFAAIGALGALVILAIKDWLTGDAHKELGFEGDATLTCWLLAAYMVVGYPWVCYQKTLGAMQRYDLIGLFSGSTTLVRIVIVMGLFWAGYGSISLFAGSLFAALWLTNILCRGSLRRLRPGISESFSQVDRATVRRVGKFAAATLFVVIGNALVTQGFTILVGKQLGMGALGGLAAVLTIRTLLWTLIYNVAGVLTPAVSNLEALGHDQNIAKLFLSGAKYSAMMAVMICGVPLMIAAPFLELWLGAEFKGLDWLLYMLLVVQIPLSPALTSQQVLLGLGRVRITGLVVFARGALAILLAAGYLQWIGQSLEGSAACVFGMQFIGGMTLFFIASSVLKIGWFRAVKEVLGRPLAIGVVGGIVTWLMSNRLGTESWWPLIAATAAGELVFLVLALTIGFNREERAKLHSFAGRAKNRLMPTLESTVRAAERES from the coding sequence GTGAGGCTGGCTGACCGGATTATCATCAACGTCATCTCGAACTACGGGCTGACGGCACTGGGTATCGTGGCCAATCTGGTCATGGTGCCGGTGGTCATCAATGGCCTGGGGCGTAGTGGGTTCGGTCTGGCCACCATGATCCTCGCTGCACTGGGGGTGTTTGACCTTTTAGCCAACACCGTGGGCCGCGCCCTGGAGCGCCAACTCCCACCGTTGCTTGCGGACGACGATCGGGAACAATTCGGGCGGACATTCAATACCGGGCTGTTGGCGTTCGCGGCCATCGGGGCCCTGGGGGCGTTGGTCATCCTGGCGATCAAGGACTGGCTAACGGGAGATGCGCACAAGGAACTTGGTTTCGAGGGGGATGCTACGTTGACGTGTTGGCTCTTGGCAGCCTACATGGTCGTGGGGTATCCGTGGGTTTGCTACCAGAAGACGCTGGGAGCGATGCAGCGTTACGACTTGATCGGTTTGTTCAGCGGGAGCACGACGCTGGTGCGGATCGTCATCGTGATGGGGCTGTTCTGGGCGGGGTACGGCAGCATCAGTCTATTCGCCGGGTCCCTGTTCGCGGCGCTTTGGCTCACGAATATTCTGTGCCGCGGATCGCTTCGACGATTGAGGCCGGGAATTTCGGAATCATTCAGCCAGGTCGATCGCGCGACTGTGCGACGTGTCGGAAAGTTCGCGGCGGCGACGCTATTCGTGGTGATCGGCAACGCGCTGGTGACCCAGGGGTTCACGATCCTGGTCGGCAAGCAGTTGGGAATGGGGGCGCTCGGAGGACTCGCCGCCGTTCTGACCATTCGCACGCTGTTGTGGACCTTGATTTACAACGTGGCCGGCGTCCTGACGCCGGCTGTCAGTAATCTCGAAGCCCTTGGACACGATCAGAATATCGCCAAGCTCTTCCTGTCCGGCGCGAAATACTCGGCGATGATGGCGGTGATGATCTGCGGCGTGCCGCTGATGATCGCAGCGCCGTTTCTGGAGCTTTGGTTGGGTGCGGAGTTCAAGGGGCTGGACTGGCTGCTGTACATGTTACTGGTTGTGCAGATTCCACTCTCTCCTGCGCTCACTTCCCAACAAGTGTTGTTAGGCCTGGGCCGCGTAAGGATCACCGGGCTGGTGGTCTTTGCCAGAGGAGCCTTGGCGATTCTTCTGGCCGCGGGTTACTTACAGTGGATTGGGCAGAGCCTGGAGGGATCGGCGGCTTGCGTGTTCGGCATGCAATTCATCGGGGGAATGACGCTCTTCTTCATTGCCTCATCCGTCCTGAAGATCGGCTGGTTCCGGGCCGTTAAGGAAGTTCTCGGGCGTCCCCTCGCGATCGGCGTTGTAGGCGGCATCGTGACCTGGCTGATGTCGAATCGGCTCGGCACGGAGAGCTGGTGGCCGCTCATCGCCGCGACGGCGGCGGGAGAACTGGTTTTTCTGGTGTTGGCTCTGACGATTGGATTCAACCGCGAAGAACGGGCAAAGCTGCACTCCTTCGCTGGCCGCGCGAAGAACCGTTTGATGCCGACGCTCGAGTCGACCGTACGCGCCGCGGAGCGCGAGTCATGA